TGCCCAGATGCTCTCCGGGCCACTGGCGGCCGCCCCCCACACCATCTTCGACAGGGTCGGGCCTGCGGGCCTGCGCCGCCGCCGGGTCGTCTCCCAAAGCAAACCAGACACAAAGGACAGGGAAAGGGTGGTAGCGCGGCAAGGCCTGTGCTTTATTGTGGGTCAGTCTGAAGGTGCAGGTGCAGCCCAGCCGGCCCAGCCGCAGCCCCGGGCGAGCTCACGGGCTCACGGGCGGCCGCCATCGCCTCACAACGGGAGCCCCGGGTGTGAGGGCCCGGGGTCAGGGCGTCTTCATGCAGGCCAGGCGGGCAGGGTCAGTCGAGCTCAATGGGGCTGCTGTCGTCCTGACTGTCCTCGCCCTCCTGCTCCGAGGTGCCCATGAGGCTGCTCAGAAGGTTCCCTGGAAGTAAACGCAGGGGCCGTCAGGGGCACGGCGGCTGCACGCGGTCAGCAGCACCCCCTGCCCGGGGAACCCCACCTTCCATGGTGCCATGTTCCCGGGGCCCCCCCGAGTCTCTGGGAACACTCAGCGTGACTGCAAGGCCCTGGCAGCCGGCGAAAGACCCCGAGGGCCCATCCGGGGGACATAGCACGGCAGCCTGACAGCCCCGGAGGATCGTCAGCAGAACGTCGCGGGGAGGTCACCGTCGAGCGGGCACACAAGTGCACATCACACGGGGACATCACAAAGAGGTGAGGACGCGTTCACATGCGGAAATGGTGACCACCGTCCCCCCCAGGGCTGCTACCACTGACACGTTTATTCAGAGAACAACGATTTGCTGCAAACTCAGGAGATCAGAGGGTCCCCTGAAGCCAAACCACCATGGAAAGAACAACGCTGTCTGGACAGACTCGGGCATGTGAAATCAGGTCCAACGAACAGGCCACCAGAAGCCCGGGTGCCGGAAGGGGCAAGTCTGAAGTTCTGGTGGGAAATGAACGGGCACCAAGCGTCAGGACACCCGTGGGGAGGCTTGAGGGTGGGATGTCACGCCCAAGAGACGCCAATCCACACAAACCCCACCTCGGCTTCAGATGCACGCAGCCCCACCCAGGCCCGGATACGGCGGGAGTACCTTCCACGAGACAAATCCAGACACAGTTTTCAAGTAGAAAGTCCAACTGTGTATAGCAACCTTCAAAATCATCTCAGACAAAAGACCTTTCCACAGAGCATGGTTATGGCTCAAAGGACGCAAACGCCCAGCCAGGCCAACCCTGCGGGGCCCACGAGGCAGGGTGCCCACCTGGATTTGGGCAGTAGGGCGTGAGCAGCACCGCCAAGCTTTGTGGGACAAGCGCCCACCTGAGCCTGTCACCTGGGGGCCACGTCAGCTCCGGCAGGAATACGGTGCAATCAGCGTGGGGGACATATATCCCTTACGTAGATCAGCCACCTGTGATTCTGTGACGTCACTTccagaaggaagctgaggagggaAGCCTCGATGCTGCCTGGCCGCATGAGACCTCTCAACGGCAAGACCGGTTTAAGTACGTGCGGGTGAACGATGAACTCTGTGAAGCAGCATCTACTCAAAAATCCCACCACATTCAGGCTCACAAAATCCACATTCAGATGAAGGACTAAACTGGCCGTTGGCTGGCGGAGGGAAGAAGTCCGTACAAAACCGCGGGGAAGGCCACACCATGTTGCCAGGCTAGGCAGATGAGGGGCAGAGGCCTGGCCTCCAACACCCACCAAAACTAAACCATGAAGAAGTGGACCATCTGAACAGACCAGTAACAAGTAAGGAGACTGGATCCATCatcaaaaattcccaacaaagaaCAGCCCTGGCCCTGATGGCTTTCCTGGTGAATTCTACTCAACACTTAATAACCAACACCAATCCTtcccaaacttttccaaaagaaTTGAGGGGGAGGGAGCGCTTCCTAACTCATCCAACGCGGCCAGCAGAACCCCAGAGATACTCCGAGAAGATCACAGACCAGTATCCCTTGTGAACACAGACCACTGGAAAACAGGACTCGGCAGCACATTAAGGACGATGCACCACAACAAGCGCTTTATTCGTGGAAAGCACAGAGGGCTCCCCGTGAGAACCCGCCAGTCGTCAGCAGAACGAGGGGAAGCCCACACGATCATCTATCTCAACCGCTGCAGGAACAGCACTTGACCAAACGCGACGCTCTCGTAAAAGCGCTCAACAAGCCAGGAACAGGAGGGACTGCTGCCCCACAGTACCCGCCGTCTCTGAAAACCCCACGGCAACCGTAATCCTCGGTGGTGGGAGACTGCCAACTCCTCCTCGAGGAGGAgggggagcaaggggagggtGCCTGCCCTCACCACCTCCAGTCTGCACGGTACTGGCAGCCCCGGCCACAGCAACCAGGCATGAGGACGAGGGAAGAGGCATCtacagtggggaggagggagcaaaaCGATCTGTTTGCGTACGACATGGTCTTATATGCAGAAAACCCTACAGACTCCACAAAAGAGCTGTCAGAGtaagtgaattcagcaaagtgatGGGATACAAAGTCAGCACGTGACAATCAGTTGCGTTTCTTTACGCCAGCAACgaacaatctgaaaaagaaattataaaaacgttccatttacaacagcatcaaaaagaagaaaatacttaggCACTAACCTTAACCAGGGAGATGAAGGACTCATGAATGAAAACCACAGGCCACCGGGGAAAGAGATTAAAgtcataaataaatggaagcacTTCCCAAGTCTGTGGATTGGAGGACTTGACACGCTGCAAAGACCAGTGCCACCCACTGCcatccacagattcaatgcagtccctgTCAAAATCCAATGTCTTGTTTGCAAGAAAAGCtcatcctaaaatgtatatggaattgCAATGGACCCAAACAGCCAAAacgatcttgaaaaagaacaaaaccggAGGGATcgcatttcctgatttcaaaacttactccAGAGTGAGCACAGCAGTGTGGTGTGGGCACACAGAGACCCACCGAACAGAACACAGAggccagaaataagcccacaggCAGAGGGGTCAAACCAGCTCTGACAAGGGCTTCAAGACCACTCAGGgggaaggacagtctcttcagccAATGATGCCAGGACACTGGACGTCCTCGAAAAGGACGCTGGACCCCTACACCTCACACCATGTAACAAAACCCTCTAAATGGATCAAGGACCTCAATGTAAAcctgagaacagcagaactcttAGAAGACGACACGGGGCAAAAGCTTCACCACACTGGGCCAGACGAGGACATTATGGATGGGACACCAAAGGCATGAGCAGTGGAGGAGAGACAGATATACTGGACttcatggaaatttaaaattccGCGCATCAGAAGCACCTACAGAGAGAAAAGGCAgtggagtgtggggaggggtgagCAGGCTGAGCACAGGGTTTTCAGGGCAGAAACCACTCTGTAGGACTCTTTCTAATGGTGGACACGTGTGTCTAAAACTGTACACGTATGACATCAGAAGTAACCCCAACGTAAACCATGAACTTCCGGTGTCCACGTAAGTTCATCAATTCTAACAAAGTCACCACTCTGACGGGGGCGCCGGTAACAGCTGTGGGGGAGCATGGACGGAAACGGATATTCTCCATACCTTCCTCTTTATCTTGCTGTGAAGCTAAAACtgcttttacttactttttaaaaaatgtatttattttagaaagagtgcacacgagcagggcgagaggcagagaatccccaagcagactccatgctgagcgtggagtccaacATGGAGTTCAatgtcaggaccctgagatcatgacctgagctgaaaccaagagctggatgctcaaccgactgtaccACTCAAATGCCCcactgaaacttttaaaaaatagtctttaaaaaaaaaaaagaggcaatccacagaattgGAAAAAATGTTCAGGAATTTTATATCTGATGAGGGATTAGTATCCAGTATAGAGAAATCACCAACCTGATTCAAAAATAGGCACATGACTTGAATGGACACAGAGACatgcaaatgaccaataagcacaagaaaagacgctcaacatcactaaccgtCAGGGCGATGTGAATCAGAGCCACGGTGAGACCCTCACACCCACTACTGAGGCACAGACAACAGCAAACGCGGGCGAGGACacggagaaactggaaccctgtgCACGGCTGGCGGGATGGGAAACGGGGCTGCCGCTGTGGAAGGCAGTCTGGCAGCATCTCACAAGTTAAACCAAATTTCGacgtgacccagcaatcccacctcAGGGTATATTACCCAAAGCACTGGATGCAGGGGCTCAAGCAGATGCACATGCCCCCacatttacagcagcattatgGGGTGCACCACAGAGGAATGGACGAACACAGTGTGGTTCGTCCACACCACAGGGTATGACCCGGCCTTCTAAAGGAAGGAACCCCTCTGCCCCCACGGGGACGAGCCAGACACGGAAGGACACGCACGGGGACCCCACTCCCACAAGGTCCTGGAGTCGTCAGACTCACGGACACAGAGGGCAGACGgcggggccagggctgggggagcaggtgggggtcCGTGCGTCACGGGGACAGGGTCTCCGTGTGCGGGATGGAACGTTCTGGAGGTGGACGGGGGGACGGTGCCCCTGAACTGGACACTGAGAAATGATTAAACAGCAAATTTTGggatatgtgtattttaccagaaaaaaaaaaaaaatcccccttgATTCTATGgccaaaggagagagaagccCTAGGGCAAACAGGACCCTCTCAGGCATGTTTGGGAATCTGCTGGAGAAGGACCTCAAGGCCAGCCAGAGACACGGAGCCTCGGGAGAGCGCCACCACAAGCCGGGCAGTGGAGAGAGCGCCCCGGGGGAGGCCAGGGTGTGAGGCGGCCATGCCGCTCTGCTCCCACCCCGCAGGCACCCCCTGCTCCAGCCTTACCTAGCAAGCCCCCGTAGGAAGAAGTCTGCTTGGGCGGCACACCGAAGAAGAGCTGTCCTATCCTGTCGAGGTACTGGAAGAGGAGGGGCGTGGGGTCACCGTGGAGCCAGAACACGCCCCATGCGCAAGACCTCCCCCACGCTCCTTTCGGGGCCCGTCCCGTTCCCGAGGGCCGCCCGGGGACGGAGGACTTCTCTTGCTCTCTGGCTGCTGCCCCCAGCCTCTCACCTCGTTGTACATCGGGTCCCGCCGCAGGGACGGCTGGTACTGCTCACACAACACCGTGAATACGGTCAGTTTGCCTCTGAAACAGGAGAACAGCGGGCCCAACTCTGTTTCCACGCGAAAATCATGGAGAGCCGAACAAGAAAAGCACACGTGCaaccccccccaaacacacattgGAGACTCACCCGTCTACAGCCAACAGCAGAAACCAGATGAAGTTGAGCAGAGGCTGTACGAACGGAGGGCCGTTCTCGATGGACGGGTGCTTCTGTGTGTATGTCGTGAACACCACCGACgcgctgtttttgttttttaaacagagaaaccTGGAAGCAACACCCTAGTAAGTGGGCGACTGATACAGCACACAGCGGCATTTCTACAGGTGCTCAGGTGAGCACGGCACACGGGATGCCTCGGGGGCACAGAAAGCTGTCCCGTCCCACAGCTCCGGCAAACCGAGGACCCGCCGGGCCAGGCTCGGTGCTCAGACAAGCTGCCCCCCGTGAGCAGGGCACCTCCTGATCGCCACAGTTGACGGGTGAAGAGATGAAGCTTCAGAAGGTGACAGTGTCCAAGGGCAGCAGAGCTCGGACACTGCAGGGAGTTGTCACGACTACAGCCTGTTTGCACCTGTCAGGCCCCTGCCTACGTGAGCAGTCAGCCCAGGGGTCCGTGGGAACGAGGCCGCAGGCCCCGGGTGCTGTGCCGGGCGGGGGACAGGCTTTTCTCTGCCCCAGGGGGGCGTCTCCACAGCTGGACTATCTGCACTGGGGGCCTCCACCTTGTTAAGCTATAGGGAGGGACCAATGGGAAGGCGTGAGGTGGTTGCACATGATCCCGTCTGGCCCAGGGACTCTGTGCACCATACACCCCACAGCCCGGGGCAGGGAGCGCTGGGGTCGAAGAAACGTCTGTCTGTGAGTTGCAGAGCGCGGAAGCTCTGAGGTGCTGTCGAGGGCATACAGTGAGCGTTCTGTGACCCCAACCCCTTCAAATTCCTAAGACATTTCCTATCCCGATGCCCGGCCACCAAACTGGTGTGTGTCTGCGGGAGGAGCACACGCGGGAGACGCCCGGAGCTCGGGCGGGCGGTGCGGGCCGCTGACCCCTCCTGTGTGCCGTGCGCACCAGCACCACCCAGGCCTGCTGCGGCACGGACGGGGAGGAGGAAACGGGGAGGAGGAAGCAAGGAGGCCTGACGGGGCGGGGACGCACGCTCGAGACGTCCGGGAAGCCAGGCGCAGCCCTGGAAACGCTTCAAAAGCACGTGCGGTCCCCATTCCAAGACACCTCGTGGAATTTATTAAATACACATGCCCTATAAGAAACAGTGGCCTGACGCTAAGAAAGCCAAAAACCTCGAAGAGGTGCCGTGGGAAAACAGACACTGGGGAGTCACAGCAGAACACCAATTCCGGACAGACACTCACTTCCGCAGCCGCCTGGCAGAGCGGGGAGGGACGGCATGCCCCGAGCCGAGAGGTCTGCAGCAGGGTCGCGGGGCGGACCCGGACGGCCACGCGGCCCGGCTGGGGCCGAGCGAGAGTGGGTACCTACTGTAGCACAGCCTGGGCCACGAACATGTCCACCTCGCTGCGGAAGCCCCTGGAGGTCGAGTACTCCACCAGCATGTGGGCGCAGCCTTCGCCGTCCGCAGAGTGCAGGAAGTGGTACCGGGACTCACAGTAGTTCTGCTCTACGGAGGGAAGGGGGACAGTGGTGCACATGCACGCGCCAGCGCgcctcctgccccccccctcctGCCCGCACACGGGGCTCCCAGCGCGTCGAGTTCCGCAACGCAGGAAGCTCTCGGGCTAACAGCACCACAGTGCCGGTCTGCTCCAGCACTCAgcgtttctgttttttaaaaaatgacccaaatccgggcgcctgggtggctcggtcggttaagcgtctgccttcggctcaggtcatgatcccagggtcctgggatcgagtcccgcatcgggctccctgctcagcggggagcctgctcctccctctccctctgcctacttgtgttctctgtcaaataaataaataaaatctttaaaaaaaaaaatgacccaaatcccAATCTTCTCAACATCAGTAAGTGACTCAGGCTGTAAACCTACTGTCCCCACTCATCACTGAAAAATCTAcctgctccccccctccccctccacactgAGGACTCAACACCCCAGCCCCTCCTTTTCCGGCTGCCACAGCTAAGTGGGTGTGCTCAGCATCTGACAGAGCACAGGACGCCCAGGGCGGCAGCTGTGCCGAGGCAGAGACCCAGCCTAGGCCGAGCCACCTCCCAGACCACCTCCCCACACCCTGGTCCGTCTCCCGGAGCAAACGGGATCACTGCTCACAAGCCACCTGGTTCCCATGCCTTTCCAGGGCTCAGGCCCCGGCCTCTGCTGCCTGCCACCTTCTACTGGGTACACCAGCTCTCAGGGCCCCGCGTGCCGCCTTCAGGAATGCACAACAATTTGAAGTCAGCATTTCTTTGCGTACCTGTGcggtctctcctctctccctcagaCCCCCTAGAATAAGCTTTTGGTTTTAGGGCATCCTATGAGAAGAGAAATTGGGCAAAACGACACCCATGTGCTCTGTCACACCCAGGCGCAGCTCGGGCATACTGTGGGCccggttccagaccaccacaacaAAGCAAGTTCTGCGACAAAGCAGGTCAAACTTTCTGGCTTCCCAGTGCACATAAAAGCTATGCTGACACCACACCGTCGTCTGTTAAGTGTGCGGCAGCATTATGTCTATGAACGCCTTAAGTAAGAAATGCTTGACGGCTAAGAAATGCTAACATCACCTGAGCTTTCAGGGATTCACAGtcttttttgctggtggagggtctgcCCCGTCAtcgatggctgctgactgatcagggtggtggctgctgaaggctAGGGTGGCCATGCCAAGTTCTTAAAATCAGCACTGACGTTTGCTGCACTGATGGACGCTTCCTTTCATGAGGGATTTCTCTATAGTGTGGGATGCTGTTGGATAGCATTCTACCCACAGGAGAACTTCTTTCAGCCTGGGAGTCAGTCGTCTGACACCCCACTGCTGCTTTATCAGCTCAGCTCGTATGATCCTCTGAATTCTATATGGTCACTTCAACAGTCGTCACAGCATCTTCACCGGGAGTGGGtcccatctcaagaaaccagTTTATTTGCTCCTCCATAAGACGCAGATCCTCGTCCGTTCAAGTGTGAGATGGCAGCAGTTGGGTCCCACGTTCAGGCTCCACTGCTGATTCTAGTTCTCGTGCCGTTTCCcccacatctgcagtgacttcctccatggagtcttgaacccctcaaactCGTCCGTGAGGTTTGGAATCAATGTCTATCAAACTGCTGTCACTactgatattttgacctcttcctatAAATTATGGATGTTCTCAGTGACATCTAGAACGATGAATCCTTTCTGGGAAGTGTTCAATGGACTTTTCCCAGaaccatcagaggaatcactgtcTATGGCGGCGATAGCCTTACGGagtgtatttgttaaataataagaCCTGAAGgttgaaatgactccttgatccttgggctgcagaatggatgttgtgtcaGGCATGAAAACATTTATCTTGCTGCTCATCTCCATCAGgactcttgggtgaccaggtgcactGTCAGCAAGCAGTactattttgaaaggaatcttttttctgagcagtaggtctcgaCAGTGGGCTTACTGTTCAGTAAAGCATGTTGTAAATAGATTcactgtcatccaggctttgttgttgtGTTTATACGggacaggcagagtagatttagcctaattcttaagggccctaagattttcagattttcaatggtaaatgagcattggcttcaacttaacgTTACCAGCTGTATTAGCCCCTGACAAGAGAATCAgcttgtcctttgaagctttgaagccagacgTTGACTTCTCTCTAGGTACATAAGTCCTGAAAGCCCTGGACGGCATCTTCTTCTATCAGGCTGTTTCATCGTCACTGAAAATCTGTCGAGTGCGGACACCTTCAGTAAGGTATCAGCTAGACCTTCAGGGTCACTTGCCGCAGCTTCTAGGTCACTGTGCACTTTTAGGTTATGGCGAATACCTCTTCCCTAAAACCTCACAACCAGCCTCTGGTAGCTTCAAACCCTCGTTCTGCAGCCTCCTCACCTCCTTCAGCCTTCATGGAACTGAGGAGAGTCAAGGCCTCGCTCCGGATCAAGCTTTGCCTTGAGGGAATTTTGTGGCTGATCTTCTATCCTGACCACTCAAACTGTCTCcgtatcagcaataaggctgtttcgcTTTCCCTTCATTCACGTGTCACTGGACTAACCCTTGTCACGTCCTTCAGGAGCGGGTGCTTTGCGTTCACTACTTGCTGTTTGGTACAAGAGGCCTGGCTTTCAGCCTACCTCAGCTTTGGACAAGCCATCCTCACTGAGCTGAACCATCGGAAGTGTGTTACTTAAAATGAGAGACGtgggactcttcctttcactcgGACAGAGGCCACTGTAGGGTCATGAACTGGCCCAATTTCAATACCGTTGGGTCTCAGGAAACACGGAGGCCGGAAGAAGGGGAGAGACGTGGGACGGGCTGGTTGGTAGAGCAGTCAGCATACACACATTTATCGGTGAAATCCACCCTCTTCCATGAACGCAGCTCCTGGCGCCCCAAAACCAGGACAGTATCAGAGACCACGGTCACAGACCATCGTAACAAGTGATAATGAAAAAGCCTGCGCTGTTGCTAGAACGACCGACTGTGACGCGGGGACACCAAGTGAACAAGTGCGGTTGGCAACGTGGCGCCAGCAAGCTTGCTCGAGGCAGGGCCGCCACAAACCCTGACTTTGTAAAACGTGCGCAACCGAACGAGGGACACCTGAATAACGGACCACCACACGCAGCGAACACGCCCAGAGGCGGCGAGCTGCGGATGGCAAACCGACGTGGCGGCAGATGGCTCCGCCCCCATCGGGGGACATACCTCCCCGGAGGTCCCCACCTGGGCCTGCCCCAGGCACCACAGCTCAGCAGACATCCTAAGCACAGCCTCCAGACACCGTGGACGCTGCAGAGCAGGACAGGACGTGGAATCCGCGCTCCTCTACTTGGGGTTTGTGCCTCAAGCACTACGTGTAACTGCGGTCTCTTGAATTTTAAAACCGTCCCGTTAAACATCCACGCCTTACAGCTGGCTCTTAGCCAGCGAGGGCTCTGAGGGACTCCTGAAGCCTCAGTTCTGCTTCTTTGCCACAGACACTGGGTCATGCCCCATTTTCTTCCTGGCATCTCCCCACACACCCACAAACACAGACCGGGCGTAACGGTGCCAAATCAACGCTCGCTGATCACAGAGGGTTGCTGCAGGCGCTGCCATCCCCCTGCACGTGCAGACTGAGCGCCCCTGGAAGACAAGGCGGGAGTCCAGGGCACCCCTGCCAAGCTGGCGAGTGCAGATGGCCCCCCACCGAGCTCAGCGAACGCACACTAGTGTCCTGTGAgcgggacagacagacagaaaataCACGGGGACCATGCCAGTTGGGCAGGCCAGGGCGGCGGGCTGAGGCCAAGTCCGGAGGAGCAAGGCGCCCACGGGAAACGTGCGccagcagaggagggagcccacGATGGCGACGGCCTCGGCCTCGAGGTGTCAGCTGCTAGTTCTCGGGCCCCACATGCTTCTTGgataggggtgggggagggattcCACTGCACCCTCCAAGGAGCGTTTCCTTGACTGTCCAACTTTGAATTGACATCTGACCGTTTTCTCGTCATGTCCCTCCCGGGTGAGGGTAGGGCTGGCGTGCCAGCACGCAGGGAATAGAGAAACCTCCCGCCTCGTGGGTCACAGTGGGTGGGGACACACAGTGGAGTGAGCACCACTGCCCGCAGATGCTCACACGGCTGGCTTCCCAGCATGAACAAGTGCTGGGTTCATGGCGGGTGCCCACCACAAGCAGGAACGCGCCCTGGGCCTGCTGACTGTGGAGGAGACAGATCCGTCTGTCTGACCACCGTGCCGCCTGCTGCAAGCAGGCTGTTTCCAGGAGGAGCTTGCTGTCACAGACATTGCTGGTAGAAGGCTGCCCCCAAGTGAAGGAGgctgcccctctgctcccaccaaGGCACCTGCCCACCATCACATCCCTTCACCTACCCCTTGCCCAGCCGTACCCCCACGAAGGCTGATGCACTGTGAATGAGCCGCCTGCAAGGTACTCACCACGTAGGAGACAGCTCTTCAAATTCTCCTGAACAAACGCTGTTCAGGGCACCCAACCAAATGCCTTTTCCTGTGCCTGAGAGCAAGACTCAGAGCTCAGGATGGGAACCACACCCAGGAACTACCAGGATCCCCCCTTCGTGGACTGAACAGTCCCCACAAATGCTTATTCAGAAGCTGAGATAAATgtgaagaaaacacagagcagGGTGCCATCAGAGGGCCAGTCTGGGGAGGATGTCCCAGAAAGGAGGCTGGTGGGGGTACGGTCAAGGCCCACGGGCAGGAAGGGCCAGGCCGGTGGAGAGCAAAATCTCCCCTCCTTACCTCCTGTGGCCCATGAGTTCACCTGATTAAAGCGGCTAACACAAATACAAGCCGCGTGGGGCATAAGAAGGGACAGCTGTCCCCGGGATGGCTCGCACCCGCCCCTGAGAGCTGCTGTCTGCACAAGTGCCCCCGGCCTACCTTTCCAGAGGGTGAGGGCCAGCAGCTGGTGGAGCCGGGGGTGGCCCAGTTTCCCAGATCCTCCACTGGACCACTTCAGGGCTCGAGACACAAAAGCCACTCGTTCTGGAGAATTTGGGTCCATCAAACTGAACAGTTTGGCCAGATTttctaaaacaacacaaacacaGACTCTTACCCAAAGAAACACGCTACTGCTCAGCTCTGTATGCTGTATCTTATAGAAGTTCACTACAACAATTACTTCACTTCAAAACCTGGAAATTGGCATGCCGGGGTGTCCTCATCatgcatcctcccacccccaggtcccAGGACCCCCCCCAACCGACCTCTCAGCTGCAGAGCCAGCAGCCACATGCTCTTTTGTGGCCTCATGGCTCAGCCTTTGTCggggagctgggtgggagggtgggctcTAGCAGGGAGCTGGCCTGCAGAGGAGCAAGACCTGGGCAGGTAGGGAGGTAACACGCTGGGATGCAGAGGCCGGGAGCAGGCCCCTCCTCCATTCTTCTGGCTGGGCAGCTCCTAAGAAGGACCTCCCCCATTGCACATTTACCACATGGGGCAGGCTGGCAAGCCAGGTCTCTCAGACAAACCAGAGGCCACCATCCGCCACAGAGTGTGCACAGGGGTGTCATATTCCACATGAAAAGGTACCTCATGCACAGTAATAAAGCCTCACCCAGCAGCTCATCGGCCACCTCGACTTCTGCCTTCTCCAGCGACTCTAAGACCAGCATGGACAAGTCCGCAGCACTATTTTGCTATAAAACATGGAAgtgaataaaaatcacaaaaacagcTCTGGCTTGTTCTCAGAAGCCACGGCAAAGCTGGACGGCCACTCTGGTTTCCAGCTAGCAACGCACGGTGGACCGAAGCTAAGGACACTACTCTGAGCCCAGCACTCACTCGGCAGTGCGGCCTGAAGGACCAAGACCCCAGCTGCACGTGCACCAGCTCTCTCAGTGCCCCGGGACACGAGGACACTCGCCTGGCTGTGGCCAGTGCCAACAATAAGGCCTCTCCCTGGAAGGTCCTTTTCCAACCCGCAGGCCCCAAGCAGGGAAGGGGACACCCCAAGCAGGGAAGGGGACAAGGCCCCTGCGTACTTGGCCGTGGCTGAAGAACAGCAGTGCCCCTGAGCACATGAGTTCCCGCGCCTCTGTGTGCTTGCTCTGTGACATgtatctgtgagagagagagagcagagccccAGTTAGGTCCAGTTAGGCAGATGCTCCACCACACACATCCTCCAGAGTCTGACATACCTGTTGATGATGTTCACCCAGCCCAATGGCTATAGTTTGGAGATTAAATGCTAAAGATAAAACGTTTGCGTCAACGTGAAAGCTTCATAAAGCAAACAATCCCGTACACGGGCACGCAGGCGCACAGGCCTCCTACCAAAGATGGAGTGGAGCTGTGTGTTGTTTCCTGAGGCCCACCACCTCACCCAGCGGTCACAGCACCCTGCCCCCCTCGGAGTCTGTCCAGGCTCCACGCTGGGGTGCTCCATGGCCCACGTCCCCC
The sequence above is drawn from the Neomonachus schauinslandi chromosome 5, ASM220157v2, whole genome shotgun sequence genome and encodes:
- the GET4 gene encoding Golgi to ER traffic protein 4 homolog isoform X2; translated protein: MSQSKHTEARELMCSGALLFFSHGQQNSAADLSMLVLESLEKAEVEVADELLENLAKLFSLMDPNSPERVAFVSRALKWSSGGSGKLGHPRLHQLLALTLWKEQNYCESRYHFLHSADGEGCAHMLVEYSTSRGFRSEVDMFVAQAVLQFLCLKNKNSASVVFTTYTQKHPSIENGPPFVQPLLNFIWFLLLAVDGGKLTVFTVLCEQYQPSLRRDPMYNEYLDRIGQLFFGVPPKQTSSYGGLLGNLLSSLMGTSEQEGEDSQDDSSPIELD
- the GET4 gene encoding Golgi to ER traffic protein 4 homolog isoform X1 is translated as MAAAAMAEQESARNGARNRGGVQRVEGKLRASVEKGDYYEAHQMYRTLFFRYMSQSKHTEARELMCSGALLFFSHGQQNSAADLSMLVLESLEKAEVEVADELLENLAKLFSLMDPNSPERVAFVSRALKWSSGGSGKLGHPRLHQLLALTLWKEQNYCESRYHFLHSADGEGCAHMLVEYSTSRGFRSEVDMFVAQAVLQFLCLKNKNSASVVFTTYTQKHPSIENGPPFVQPLLNFIWFLLLAVDGGKLTVFTVLCEQYQPSLRRDPMYNEYLDRIGQLFFGVPPKQTSSYGGLLGNLLSSLMGTSEQEGEDSQDDSSPIELD